The sequence tagtccctttaGATCTGTAgatttgtgtaacctttttcagtactggaaaaattgaaataataataataataataataataataataataataataataataataataataataaataaataaatgccttcattgctcatttcttgtaacgACACCAGCatatcaggaggctgtgtggtccagtggttaaagaaaagggcttgtaattagaaggtccctagttcaaatcccacctcagccactgactcattgtgtgaccctgagcaagtcacttaaccgccttgtgctccgtcttctcCGTCTTagttgaaagtgactctgcagctgatgcacagttcacacaccctagtctctgtaagtcaccttggataacggtgtctgctaaataaacaaataataatatctgaattttgttcatcgcggttttcttttgaaacggctccaatcacatgaaaataattttccTCGTCTTgatttgacaagttttcaaactgtctagaaacgagtagccatcacactgataaatcagtgaaattggcggtgtatgggatttgtagtttttaatgtgtgattaacagtggctagtggacaccaataaactacattcccacaGTAtattacgattgagctatgacAGTTTAGATGtgcttttttgtaatgttttataatttcagttaaaaaaaaaaaacaacgtttatTTTATAGTCAGCAcatgcgcctaaattaaaatttaCGTTCGCACAAGCAAATGTTTAGTCGCATATGCGACCAAATTAGTTGCACTGTAGAGCCCTGTTGGgatgttttctttctgatttagttcctgagaggAATAGTTATTATTACTGAGGTGTACTTGCCACTCGCTGTGtaggtgttattgttttctgtaaaacattgatatcctgtcactTAACCCCTTCCTGCCGACgttaaaagcttgttttaacgttgtctttattacccTGACCAGAGACCagcgcttacaactgtattgtcaaattttctacattttctttaaattctcaaattagtAAACCTAAACCTGGATAGTAAAATGAGACCCGGTTAGCGTCGGGTAATTTAGCCAGGTTTTCGGGTACCCGTGTCGACCTCCAATATATACCATCCTGATAAAAACCATAAGGAGAGTCTCCCTGACCATGTCCACATCGGTTTCTCAGTTTCACATTGATTTTCtcagccatttgtttttattttgcagtgaaGCAGGTAGTCACATGACTTTTCCCACAACTTTCATTGGTTGAATAATTTTATGATGTAatgttgcttctacaaaatcaGAAGTCCTTTTAAGTTGCTTGCAACTGTAGCTTCCACGTCACTTTCTCCAAAAAAATATCtccctttctacatttttctagcaacatgtagatTAGTGTCCCCTCGGCTTAAAGCACCTGAACCTCAGCTGCACTTGCTGCTTTTTTCTCTGCTGTTACTGCCAGTGAGATGACAGGACACAGTAATTAAGCACACTAGATGAGAAGTGTAGGGGGTGTTGGAATTTAAACACTTACATGTTGTGTGACGCTTGTTTGTGCACCTGGTCTCACGACTTGAATGTTTTGCACTCTGCCGTTGAGTTCTTCTCTCCTGAGTTCTGAGAGCACAGAATTTAGAAAGCTTGACTTTCTGGAACCCACATTGCCCCAAATAAGAATATTTGTTGTGGAAGCCTTAGGGTGTGGTTGGTGGTTTTTTGTTTCTTCTTGAAGTTTCatgtaagcactgtaaaacaagtaaaaatgaaaagaaatatcaaactttaaaaagctcagtcttacaaatatttcagaaaatacaaaacaaaaaaaccgaTCACTTACTCATCACTGAATTCGACATCATGCCATGGGTATGTGAGAAGTGGCTCTGGGCGTGGTTCTGGTCTCTGCTGTAGTCTCGGCTCGGGTCTCGGCTCGGGTGTTGATTCTGGTCTCGGCTGGGGTCTCGGCTCGGGTCTCAGCACTGGTCTCGGCTCGGGTCTCGGCTCGGGTGTTGATTCTGGTCTCGGTTCGGGTCTCGGCTCGGGTGTTGATTCTGGTATCGGCTCGGGTCTCTGCTCGGGTCTCGGCTCGGGTGTTGATTCTGGTCTCGGCTCGGGTGTTGATTCTGGTCTCGACTCTCGTCTCGGCTCGGGTCTCAGCACTGGTCTCGGTTCTGGTCTCGGTTCTGGTCTCGGCTCAGGTCTCTGCTCGGGTCTCGGCTCGGGTGTTGATTCTGGTCTCGGCACTGGTCTCGGTTCTGGTCTCGGCTCGGGTCTCGGCTCGGGTCTCGGCTGGGGTCTCGGTTCTGGTCTCGGCTCGGGTCTCGGCTCGGGTCTCGGCTGGGGTCTCGGCTCGGTTCTCTGCTCGGGTCTCGGCTCGGGTGTTGATTCTGGTCTCGGCTCGGGTGTTGATTCTGGTCTCGACTCTCGTCTCGGCTCGGGTCTCAGCACTGGTCTCGGTTCTGGTCTCGGTTCTGGTCTCGGCTCAGGTCTCTGCTCGGGTCTCGGCTCGGGTGTTGATTCTGGTCTCGGCACTGGTCTCGGTTCTGGTCTCGGCTCGGGTCTCGGCTCGGGTCTCGGCTGGGGTCTCGGTTCTGGTCTCGGCTCGGGTCTCGGCTCGGGTCTCGGCTGGGGTCTCGGCTCGGTTCTCTGCTCGGGTCTCGGCTCGGTTCTCGGCTCGGGTCTCGGCTCGGGTCTCAGCACTGGTCTCGGCTGGGGTCTCGGCTGGCGTCTCGGCTGGGGTCTCGGCTGGCGTCTCGGCTCGGGTCTCGGCTCGGGTCTCAGCACTGGTCTCGGCTGGGGTCTCGGCTGGCGTCTCGGCTCGGTTCTCGGCTCGGTTCTCGGCTCGGGTCTCGGTTCTGGTCTCGGCTCGGGTCTCTGCTCGGGTCTCGGCTCGGTTCTCGGCTCGGGTCTTGGCTCGGTTCTCAGCACTGGTCTCGGCTGGGGTCTCGGCTGGCGTCTCGGCTCGGTTCTCGGCTCGGGTCTCGGCTCGGGTCTCGGCTCGGGTCTCAGCACTGATATCGGCTCGGGTCTCTGCTCGGGTCTCGGCTCGGTTCTCGGCTCGGGTCTCGGCTCGGTTCTCGGCTCGGGTCTCGGCTCGGGTCTCAGCACTGGTCTCGGCTCGGGTCTCGGCTGGGGTCTCGGCTTGGTTCTCAGCTCGGGTCTCGGCTCGGGTGTCAGCACTGGTCTCGGCTCGGGTCTCAGCTGGGGTCTCGGCTCGGATCTCAGCACTGGTCTTGGTTCGGGTCTCGGCTGGGGTCTCGGCACTGGTCTTGGCTGGGGTCTCGGCTGGGGTCTCGGCTCGGGTCTCAGCACTGGTCTCGACTCGGGTCTCAGCTGGGGTCTCGGCTCGGGTCTCAGCACTGGTCTCGGCACTGGTCTCTGCTCTGGTCTCGGTTCCGGTCTGTGATAAAGATCAGGATTTTAATATGATTGACCTCTTGCCGGAGCAGATGACTGTCCTCCCACTTCAGAAGATCTTAAGACATGGTGTAAGCTGCGATTACAGAAGTAAtgattaaattaaagaaaaactctaatatatatatatatatatatatatatatatatttttttttttttgtgtgtgtgtgtgtggtagatGATGTGACATCCACTGATGAAAGGAAATCTATATCCAGTCTACATTTGGTTAAATGGGAGGGGCATGGTAAGATTCTTGTAGGATCTGATGCTGTGAACACACAATACATTGTTACCAGAATACAGTATTTCCAGTTGCAGAGAGGAGCAAGAGAAGGTAGGGCACACTTTATCTACTTATACTTGTTGTGTGGTTTGGGTTGGTTGAAATTTGACaaattgcataaaaaaaaaaaaaaaaaaaaacgttgataaATTGAGACAATAAAACTAAAGGTTTGATACTATTATATGGGTAATCTGATAGCATAAGGTTATACGATTTCTAGGACATAGTTggacagaaaatgtttaaaaatgttaaagcaAACAGATTAGATTACAGACGGGTCATCTCTTAATTTTAAATTTAATAGTATTGTGTAGTAgtattttaaaagttacattttattttcattttctttgagTGGCAGTTTCTTGCATTGTTGGCTACATGGCTAAGGGTGGTCATGAGAAAGGGTGGTCATGAGAATGAAAGCCAGCCCTGGAGGTCTCCACCCAGGCTTACCAGCTGTCTGGCCTGTAGAGTTCACCATGGCTTGATGAGGAGACAGTCCCTAACCCgctgggagcgtcagagccaatgcaacgccccCTTGGAGTCCCCAGCGCAGACCGGCTAACTGTGcacaggcaggatttgaacctgctctGTAGGACTCATCCTGCAAGGTGCACTGCAGTGTTATTATCAGATGAGCCGCACATTATACAGGTATGTTGATGATTAAGCACTTCACTGCGAGCGGGATTATTGcacaaaggaggctgtgtgatctagtggttaaagaaaaggggcttgtaaccaggaggtccccggttcaaatcccacctcagccactgactcattgtgt is a genomic window of Acipenser ruthenus chromosome 34, fAciRut3.2 maternal haplotype, whole genome shotgun sequence containing:
- the LOC131705006 gene encoding uncharacterized protein LOC131705006, with translation MGGNVPHTNAVSGKADSFQAGSTSRVYSGSRKASSHGTTSSRNAAGGSAVSGKANSSMTGSFSWGNSGSGNAAIGNVGCGNASNGTAVSSRADGGVADSSRGHSKSPGVSCKRPPDDDEQAFPGDGEQASPADGAGSSKAALRVGHSSSGSGAGPEPRPEQRPVPRPVLRPEPRPQLRPESRPVLRPEPRPQPRPQPRPVPRPQPRPEPRPVLRSEPRPQLRPEPRPVLTPEPRPELRTKPRPQPRPEPRPVLRPEPRPEPRTEPRPEPRTEPRPEQRPEPISVLRPEPRPEPRPEPRTEPRRQPRPQPRPVLRTEPRPEPRTEPRPEQRPEPRPEPRPEPRTEPRTEPRRQPRPQPRPVLRPEPRPEPRRQPRPQPRRQPRPQPRPVLRPEPRPEPRTEPRPEQRTEPRPQPRPEPRPEPRPEPRPQPRPEPRPEPRPEPRPVPRPESTPEPRPEQRPEPRPEPRPEPRPVLRPEPRRESRPESTPEPRPESTPEPRPEQRTEPRPQPRPEPRPEPRPEPRPQPRPEPRPEPRPEPRPVPRPESTPEPRPEQRPEPRPEPRPEPRPVLRPEPRRESRPESTPEPRPESTPEPRPEQRPEPIPESTPEPRPEPRPESTPEPRPEPRPVLRPEPRPQPRPESTPEPRPEPRLQQRPEPRPEPLLTYPWHDVEFSDE